Below is a window of Macadamia integrifolia cultivar HAES 741 chromosome 8, SCU_Mint_v3, whole genome shotgun sequence DNA.
CTGTCCGGTAGCAGCATgaaacataatgcattgataaGTGTACAAGATCAAGATCCATCAGCTGTGCATCACGGATAAAACATTTCTTTTAAACACAATGACAAAAGTAAGCGGTAGCGGTTATTAAATGGATATTTTCTACTCTTAGGGGTCGTTGGAGGCATCTAGTTCTCATAACAAGAGCCAGAATTCTCAGCTCAGCTGGGACAGGGAGGTTTCTctttctgtgtgtgtgtgtgagagtcTGTGTGGGTGGGTTGGTGGGTGGGTGGAGGATGAGGTCTGCCAATTAAGGCTGTCAACAGATTGAGTTGAGTTTGATCAAAGGTGATCTGATACATACCCAATAAGTTAGATGATCCAATCTGATCTGATAATCTGATGGATCACAAAATAAGTGATCCAACTTCGGATCCGAAAGGATACGATATTCAATAGGCTGAGGCTGGGTTGgaaaattgattaatttaaacCAAACTGAGGCTAAGCCAGGCTTAATTCCTTTTGGTTCAAAGTTGAGAACGAATTCAGCACAACCTGCACCCCTAGTTAtgtatgttaatttttttttggaatgtatGTAAAGTTACTACATAGTTGCCTATATTTGTGGTTTTAATTGGGTCAGATCATAAACAGATAGGACCAAGGCATTACCAAATTTTATTGATTACTGATCAGACCACTCCTAGGCACAGATCAAATCTGATCCCAATTGGTCAGGATCAGATGAGAGCCCTACCGGAACAGATCCAGATCAAAATCCAATCCATTGACAGTCCAACTGGCATTATTAGTCTGGCTGATGTACCTCAGGCTAGGGTGACTAGATGCTATATATAGTAGGGACCAGATCCTATCATGTTGTTTCCGTTGTGGTCCTGGGAATCTTGCTCTTTTACTATATGCACATGCAGCTTCGTCGTCAATAAAATTTATATCTTTAACCAAAAACTTTACGAGTTTATTTCTGTACGTAAGGGGCCTCTTGGGAGAAAAGCCAAGCCCTTAGACATGTATCTACTAGCCCAGTAGCCCTATGTCACACATGGCCAGACATCATTCCAAGGAGTGGAACCACAACAGAGGATACTTTTTCAAAAGTAAGCACATCATTCCAAGGAGTGGATACACTACAgatgatattttttcaaaagtatGAATATCACGCCTTCCTAGTTATTCCAACCTTCACATGAGACACAGGATAAACATTTTCAACAGTAAATGGAAGACAAGAAGGCTATGAATCTCTTGCAATAAGCTTTTGTAACTAAGGACTAGAATAATAGGAACTAGGAAGTTCGGACGACAGAGCATAAAGATGTTCAATCTACCTCTCAGGCATTCTCTCACCGATCAAAAGTTCCATCTCAGTTGCCAACAGATTAACCAGAAGACTAGGCAAACCCAAGTTCATCAAAGATGGAAGAAGAATTTGAGCCCCTTTTTGACCTTCCAACAGGGCCAACAGTAACTCCACACTCTGTTCCAGATGAAAGGCTGATATAAGCATAAGAataacaataagaaaaaaaaaaaatactattaaaGAACAATAATAAAACTATTATTGAGACAACAGATAACCGGTTAGTGGGTTAATGGTTTTGTGGTGACAAGTTATGAATGGGAAATGCAGTCCATCATTTCAGCAGTTGTTAGGCACATCTGTATTCTGTTCTCTCTCCATCAAGTCCTGTCAAAATTATTCTGTATGACAGAAAAACTCTGGAGATATTTAAGCAATTTAGTGAATCTCTGAAGCAATGGTGAATGGAAACCCATTCTCACGCATTGCAACAGTGCATAAAAATATAGTGCTTATGGGAAAGACAAAAATGAGAATGGTCTAAGATCGATTCTCAAACATTCAGATGGTCAGAAATAAAATCAACATTAGGGAATTATTTGGCAGCACCACACAGATAAGTGGAAGGCATATCCACAGTAGACTTTAATAGTAGCCTGTTGGGCAATCGAGGCCCAACAGGAATCAGTGGCACATTCATACTATGGGACACTTCAGTTAAGGGAGCAAATTCAAGCCCTATTGTGCAAGTGGACTCTAATAGGGCAGAGGTTCTCCCATTGAAAGTTGGATTGAAGTGTTTCACTCACTAGAGATTTCGACCATGTACTCACAGAAGGAGATTTGGCAATGTTATTGGTTAATGAGTAATGTCAATGAAAGCCAGGTCCACTAATTAATGGAAGATGTCTCAGCAAACAAGAATACATCAGCCTCCAATATGTATCGGTAACAGCTTTGTTTTGAGGTTGTGTATATGTTTTTGTTGTGCTTCAGTGCTTCATGACTTCTTGTGGTCTAGAGGTGGTTCCACTCTTGGAGGATTGTACCATTACATCTTTGATTTTCTGCATAAAATCATTAACCTCCTCccgcacccccccccccccaaaaaaaataaaataaataaaaaggccACTGTATTGCACCCAACCAAGTATAATTAGGGAATTTTAGTAATGTTTAAAGGAGATACTGCAATCAATATGCAACAAAAGACATTGTAATGCAAATGTTGTAGCCATAACCTTTTCCAGTAGCTGAGTATTTAACGTATTTTCTGTAATCCATAGTATGCGACCAAGAACAGGTTCAGGTTGCAATGCTTCGGTCCAAGTAGCAGATCCACTACCTTGTAGACCCAAAGTCAACAACCTGTGTCAAAATACTCAATTAAAAAAGAGCTGTTTAATTTGaacaagaaaaataagtaaATCTTATGACAGTGCCAACAACTTTGAAGAACACTACTTAACAGCTGTACATAAGcttaaataagaaataaaacagCAAAACTAAacataaaatacaaaaagagTAACACTAGTAGGCTGTGGTGTATGTCAGGATTACGTCAAGGCTAATGATCATCCCTATGAAGAGAgggggaaaaacaaaaacagaggcTGCCCCAGTTCTGCATATAGTACATTAGACCACTAAGATGCATCTTACAATCTGCAAGACATATATCTACAATAGagctacaaaataaaaaataagacaaaGTTGCTATATCATAGGGAGCAGCATGTACTCAAACTCTAACTTCCACACCATAAAGACATATGTTCCTTTTTCCGAAATAATATTCTGTTAGTAACTCAAAAGGCCAGCGGTGAAGGAAGTTATACATGGTTTATAAAGGAAGAAATCCACTTcagaaaggtttttttttttttttttgggtggggggggcgggtggggggggggaattcaTGAGCTATTCAATGACCTACCTCACAGGTGGAACAAAACTCGTGTACAAAGAAGTCAATGGTCTTAAATATGGTTCTGGGAGATTACCACTGTCAGTAGGAATTGCTGGCTATGAGCACGTTTTGTTTCCTTCAATTTTATCACAAAGTCTATGTgcatgtttattttctaatgacATGGAATTCTAATGACTATGTGCATGCATATTTTCTAATGACATGGAATTCTAATTACTTGGAAGTCAAAGCCCTCGTACAAACCACCCATCTTGATTAGCGAGGTTAATCAGCCTACAACAATAATTAGTTTTGCAAATCTCCACTATATAGAAACCAATAGCTGGCAAAAGCATCATGCATTAGTCATATGTCATGAGCTCTAGAGATTTTTCTAAGAACAAAGGCAAACCATTTTAGAGTATATATCAGAACACATAAATGGCATGGTGATTGGAGTATAATGCACCAACGCCAAAATCATGGTAGTGGCAATGGGAAGGTAGTGTGAACtcaaaaatctaaataaaacGCTTATGGTAAATATATATTCTCGATGGGAAAGAACGATCATTACAGGCTTCCAACATCAAGAAGCTAACACAGATATCAAATCCATGAGTCATTTTACTTCTTATTACCGGAGAGTTTCAGAAAGGCATGGAGTGTCATCTATGAACAACTGATCAAAAACTGTCTCCAGCAATCCTTGTGTAGAGACTATATGAGCTAGTGGAACTTCATGACAAGCCAAATTCGCAAGGATTCCAAGGCTAATCTCCTGCAAAAGAAATGCATTAGTGTCACAGGTTTCAAAGTTCCAGAAGACATAGTAGACACTGCTACGCACAGGGAGTTGCTAAAAGACATGGTTATATGACTTACCTTAACCCTAGAAGATACAGAAACAGTAAGAGTTGCCAAAAGCACTTCAAGTATAAGATTTTTCACCTGCACCCAAATAGTGATATCAGTGAGaataataaaattcatattGTGATAGAAATTCGTACTCAAAAACTTTCCCCCCACATCTAGTCTATGTATCAATCTAAGTACGTAAATCATAAGCACAAAAGCAAAATGACCAGGAATGGAGGTTATGACTTATGAGTAGGTAAATTGAAAGAAACAAGATTTGGGTACCATAAATTCTGCGTGTGTCCTAGTTGCAGAGAGGTCCCATAAAATGCAGCCGTACTCTTCCCAGGTCGCTTCTCCTGATGATGCCCTGGGATGTTCAGAACCATGAAAAGAATCCTCTCTTTCAATTGGACCGTGGTGACCATCCAGGTTGTCCATGGCCTCAAATTCATTGTCTGTTATGTTTGCGGCCCCAGCTCGAGGGAGGTCGGCTGCACATTCCAAACTAGCACCTTCCGATCCAGTAGAACCACTGTGATCATTTACTACATTGGAGCAAGGAATATTCCTCACAGTGTGGGGTAGAAGTTTTCGTATCAAAGAGATTATATAGCCAGGATCAATTGTCGTCGAGATATCAAACAACTGCAAAATATAATCACAATGTTACAATCGGGTCTTCTACGGACTTAAATTATGATGCATGTCTAGCATCAAATGGATTGCAACAAATAGAACAGGTAGTGATTCCAAGCAATATACACTGTTATCATCAAAGCATACTAAATCCGTACAGTTCTTGATGGTTGCGAATGCATGAGAAGATGATCAGAAGCGCTGCCACATTGGCTAACAAGAAGAACTACAATATCAAATAATGAAAAGGTAGGGGATAAATGACAAAGCCGGATTAAAATAAGATGAGATAGCGACCGCCGTCAATAGACTCGTAAAGACTGAAAAGTGGACATCACACGAGATATGAgttagggttttctttgaaaacAGGAGGAAGTAGTGGGTGCGAGGGCAAGCAGAGGAAGCTTTGAATAACTATTTCTTAGTACCTCGGAAGAAGGTGCAGACGGATTATAAGCTAgtgcctcctcctcctcttcttcttcttcttctccattttcttctgTTGGTCGTTCGGGCACCATCGGCtctattatcttcttcttcttcttcttcttccttttccttcttctagACCAGCTCCGCAATTTGAAATAAAACCGCCCAAATGCCCAATATGAacggaaaaaacaaaaaacggaAGGAACTGAGAACCACCGACGATGATTGCTTCGTGTCGGTCCGGTACTCCGGTCGAGGTCTGGACCGATGAAATAATTGTTCAAGAAAAATCTGCATGTCACTTGTTACGTGACAAACTAAACTGTCACGTGCTCTAGCATTTGGTCAACaagattttccttagctaggctagGTGCATCTCGGTTATGTTTGAaagctaagaaaaaaaaaaaagaatattcatTATGTTATTATGACTATTATttatatgtctatctctctcctcaacttcaatttatttatttatttttttttacttagctTCCAAACAAGTGTCTATGGCTACATGTGGGATTGACTAGTCACCTGACAGGTTTTAAGGTGTGGAACTTTCTATTCAAAATTCAactttatttttctgaaaaatgtaAGTTGGAGTTTTCTATACCGGGAAAAAACTGATTGCTTTTATGCCAATTGATCTACAATGTCATCTTTGGCATATTTTTCTTTCATGCATTTTCTCTAGGTTTGAAGACCGAAGCACTTCAGGCTTTATCTCTCTTTCATCTACTGTACATATTCTGGTGAAGGAACAACATATATGTATGTAGTTAGTAACTTATCTACTATGGCATGTAGATCTCAGCTTAGGGCAGGTATCGATATCCGTGGTTGTATTTTTAGACGCTCTCTcttgatttcaatattttcgttaaaaaataaaaaaatatgtcctttgaaaatttcttcttctttttttattttattttttgtataaaattgATTCTGATATTCCTACATTCTAAAGTTTTTTATATACGGCCATGCTTCTGTTGTTGGCTACATTTAATTTGTCTCAAGTCTTCCTTCTTTGAAATAGGGGCAGTCTTCTTTATCCTataagagatgagagatgtaaAAATTCTTGACATTTTGAAGTGTTGTCTTTGTCTCCTATGACTCACTCCACCTGGGAAGGATGTTAGCATGATCGGTGAATCCCTCTTAATTTCACttatgtttcaactttcaatcacattttccttgtttcctaatccttttgcaatttttttttttttgtaaccaaTCATAATATTCAGGACCCTGGGCGATCTCCTGTACATTTTAACTAAGAATTCAAATAAAACCATAAGAAgggagaattatggagaatcaAATAACAGAGGAATACgggacaggaaaaaaaaaacttgaacaaTTAACCGttcataaataaatttctggttttatttttggaagtaaCCAACAAAATTTCATGTTACAGGAGAACTTGACCCATAGAGAGCTTGATGAAGCACCACTTGCTTTGCTAACGGGgataaatttttcaaaaatctaGAGAATGCTTTCATGTAAGCACCCAGCCATCCTATACAAACTGAaatcctaataaaaaaaaatagtatcaaAATAACATCTTCCCATGTTCCCCACCAATCAGCAATCAGGTGCTGGATTCTGTACGTGTCACCTGTGATAAAATGGGATTCCatgaaattattttattaaaacaaGATTCTGTGAACAAATATAAACTGCAAGTTAGTTTGAGCAAGCATACCTTTGTTACCTTTGTCTAGTATAAGAGCCCTCAAACATTACAATATTTTCCTTATCCTGAGGTAAGAATACAGAAGATAGAATGCAGCAACAGCACCAACAATAATGCCAGCAGTTGTAAGCCAAAATGCATACTGCAGCAATCAAAGGATGAACATAGTTACGATGAATAACAAATGGCGACATCACTCTTGCAGACCTGACCAATTGCTTAGCACCGCTTAGCCATGTGCTTAAAGCAATGTAGTCAGCattttgaggggaaaaaaaaaagaagagtagaCAATGAGTAAACAAGGAGAACATACCACATGCTCTTCAAGATAGGACTTCAAATTCATCCCAAAAATACCTTCAACCAGGGAAACAAAAGTTGTTAACAGACATAATTGTATTAGTGATCTCATTTTTAATGTCTGAATTTACAATTGACAATTGTATGGACTGAAACCCTGTAATATTGATATAGTTCCTTTACAAATAAGAAAGCAACTGAGACCCTTGAGGCCAATTTCAGTACAACATGTTGATTTCAAGTTCATCATGCCTTTCAGAAGGCTTAGAGAATGCAGACCATCATAATGGAAACTGAAGTCATAACAGAACTATGGAAGGGAAGACAGTGCTGAGACTAAACTAGTTGATCAGGAAAATAGATAAGCAATATGGGCTCAAATGCCATTAGTGGAATACGGTCATAGTAGTATTAGAATCTATTAGAACAGATGCATGTAGACAATTCCAAATGGTTGGAATAAGACTAAGTTGAATTAAAACACCACTGGTTATCCGAGCAACACCATTCTCTCCAGTAGCCTCCATCATTAAATCTCCTAACCAAGAACTTGACTTTAACAGCTCTGATGGAAGACCAGAATGGCATACTGAAATGATGTCTCTATTACAGTAATACATGGCATAAAGCAAAAGGAGGGCAGCCGAAAGTAGGATAAATTCACATAAACAAGAAAAAGCACAATCTGTATAAGAAGATAGCATTCAAATTTCAAGGACAGGAAAAAGGAATACCTGCTACTAGAGCACCAACGGCTACACAAAATGTCCCAACTTGGAGAAGCAGTTCAAGTCTGCTAACCTCAAGTCTCCGTGAGCTGAAAGTAAGAAAAACAGATCATAAAGAACAAGGTTCATGGCCACAAAGCAATCTAATGTCAAAAACTCCTTAGCACCATTAAAACACCATTCATTACTAACTAAGAAAGTTCTATCAGTGTCAGTTCACAACTTTTGCCAGGAAAATAACTGGCACATTATGTGTTTATGTTACTTAAGCTCCACAGAGGAAGTTTTACATTTCCCATGCAAGATTTTAGAGCCAAGGCTTCCATACAAATACTTAACGGAATCAGTCTCCAAGTGGCATACCGAGATTACCTATGCATTGCAAAGGTTGATCTACAAACCTAATTATGGAGTTCTCAAGGGGAAATATAAATTCTGCAATCAATGGAGAAATGAAAGATGTTATACAAACCTTAAGTTGACAGCAATAGAATCTTCCATTTCCTTTGCAGAATCAAGAAGCCTTTCTGCTTGACCATGACAAGATTCACATCTGCagattaataaaataatgatgaTAATATATGACTTAGCTACATCAGCGTCCATTTGTGTTttccaatcccccccccccccccNNNNNNNNNNNNNNNNNNNNNNNaaaaaaaaaaaaacccatttggAAAGACAAATTTGCATTGGTTCAAGGCATAACCTTTGAAGATAATTTTCCAAAAGCATTTcaatctcttcctcctcttctgaaattaaaaggaaaaagagcaAGATACTGTTAAAAACCAGATTTTCTTAATCAATTGACCATACGTCATGAAGAAAGACAGAGAATGATAAATTCTTAAGATACCTTCAGCAATCACCTTGTCTATGGGAACAGAGCACTCTATATCACCACTTCCTTTCCTAAGAGAGCAGTTTCTTCCCATGATACACATACGCCGTATTTCATCAGGATCTTCTAGAAGGTCAAGCAGCATCTGTCTCAGAGCTCCGGCCCGAGAATCCAATTCAACCTTTGAATAAAAAGAATCAATGATCTGTATTTACTCAATGCCATGAATTTCAAAAACTAAAACGTCTTTCGAAATAAAACAACCAGTAAATCATACCAAGGTTTGCTTACTGAGACGAAGTTGCTCCAGTACATCAGCTGTCAACCGATTTGGTAAAACTTCAAGTAATGCGGCAACCTGAAATCAAGAGGCAACTTCGTTTTTAATAGCAAGGAACACATCAGGAAATACTATATAAGAATCTGAACACCAACATGAACTTCCCAACTTAGTGATGAACTCAGGAACTATGAATCTGAAGAATCATAAAATGATAGCACACACGGAGGCATCAACGGGGATGGGATTTTGGCATTTCACCGGGGGCCAGTGCCATTTCACCCCCTGTGTCAGGGCGCAGGTCCCATGCAGCCTGGCAAGGATCTGTATAATATATAcctaataaatattaaaaataaaaaaggtataGTATTGCACTGTAGATTGAACCAGTAGGTAAATTGATTTAACATCTCAACAAAACATAAATACTTCAAATGACTCTTGGACCAAATCCTACGGAGTCAATCACAGAAACATGAAATACAAAGCATTAATCCTGGGCATCCTCAAAAGTAGTACCCAATAACCACAACATCATGAAAGTTTTGGGTAGTATCTATATTCCTAATAAcattaaaaactgaaaatatggTAAACAAATTAATTGCAATCATAGAAAGAGAAGTCAAAATTTGATCCTGAGGCGGCAGAGTCTATATTTTCCAGCATTAAGCTGTTAACATCTTGATCACATTGATGTTGGCTGTTCTACTGGATGACCAATAGATTCTACATAGAACAAAAAACTTGGTAGCCACAgtttatttatgaaatatgaTCGATAACAAAAATATTATTGATTGCGTATCCTGAATTActttataataattaaaaaaaaaaaaataaaaaaaaaaaaaaaaacaacatagcTAAGCCATTCTCACTTCAGCACTCCACCTCAGTCCCCTCACACGCccaaaaaggggaaagaagTGTAAAACAAGGATTTAAGTATCCTTCCGATACTAACGGATATGTAtcataccaatacgatacctaAAAGGATTTGGAATCAATACATGTAAGAAATCTCATCCTTTATATATAATCAAGTCTCGTCGTACTTTGCTCTCCTATTTATACATGATATATTATAatgttttatgcttcaaaaccACATTTTGCATATATCCTAAGAATTTCCATATatttcttgaccatttccaAATGTATCTAGCACATCTTAGGTCTCTCCGATATGGTA
It encodes the following:
- the LOC122085508 gene encoding uncharacterized protein LOC122085508 isoform X1 → MVPERPTEENGEEEEEEEEEALAYNPSAPSSELFDISTTIDPGYIISLIRKLLPHTVRNIPCSNVVNDHSGSTGSEGASLECAADLPRAGAANITDNEFEAMDNLDGHHGPIEREDSFHGSEHPRASSGEATWEEYGCILWDLSATRTHAEFMVKNLILEVLLATLTVSVSSRVKEISLGILANLACHEVPLAHIVSTQGLLETVFDQLFIDDTPCLSETLRLLTLGLQGSGSATWTEALQPEPVLGRILWITENTLNTQLLEKSVELLLALLEGQKGAQILLPSLMNLGLPSLLVNLLATEMELLIGERMPERFLVLDLILRAIEALSVNDNYSQLISSNEELIRLVYDLVKIPDKVEVASSCVSSVVLISNILSDEPGLALAMSRDLPFLQGLLENFPLVSDDLEARSALWSVLARLLVQVKEDDMSPSKLHNCVAILVENSDFIEEDLIDHQEEDSSEDFKSSSTSGTKSTLRTTALNHLASIFERWTAATSDVSREDHLDHGKVDRLLHLCYKHAK
- the LOC122085508 gene encoding uncharacterized protein LOC122085508 isoform X2; translation: MDNLDGHHGPIEREDSFHGSEHPRASSGEATWEEYGCILWDLSATRTHAEFMVKNLILEVLLATLTVSVSSRVKEISLGILANLACHEVPLAHIVSTQGLLETVFDQLFIDDTPCLSETLRLLTLGLQGSGSATWTEALQPEPVLGRILWITENTLNTQLLEKSVELLLALLEGQKGAQILLPSLMNLGLPSLLVNLLATEMELLIGERMPERFLVLDLILRAIEALSVNDNYSQLISSNEELIRLVYDLVKIPDKVEVASSCVSSVVLISNILSDEPGLALAMSRDLPFLQGLLENFPLVSDDLEARSALWSVLARLLVQVKEDDMSPSKLHNCVAILVENSDFIEEDLIDHQEEDSSEDFKSSSTSGTKSTLRTTALNHLASIFERWTAATSDVSREDHLDHGKVDRLLHLCYKHAK